In Yarrowia lipolytica chromosome 1F, complete sequence, a genomic segment contains:
- a CDS encoding uncharacterized protein (Compare to YALI0F10857g, uniprot|O74935 Yarrowia lipolytica POX2 Acyl-CoA oxidase 2 (EC 1.3.3.6)), whose protein sequence is MNPNNTGTIEINGKEYNTFTEPPVAMAQERAKTSFPVREMTYFLDGGEKNTLKNEQIMEEIERDPLFNNDNYYDLNKEQIRELTMERVAKLSLFVRDQPEDDIKKRFALIGIADMGTYTRLGVHYGLFFGAVRGTGTAEQFGHWISKGAGDLRKFYGCFSMTELGHGSNLAGLETTAIYDEETDEFIINTPHIAATKWWIGGAAHTATHTVVFARLIVKGKDYGVKTFVVQLRNINDHSLKVGISIGDIGKKMGRDGIDNGWIQFTNVRIPRQNLLMKYTKVDREGNVTQPPLAQLTYGSLITGRVSMASDSHQVGKRFITIALRYACIRRQFSTTPGQPETKIIDYPYHQRRLLPLLAYVYALKMTADEVGALFSRTMLKMDDLKPDDKAGLNEVVSDVKELFSVSAGLKAFSTWACADVIDKTRQACGGHGYSGYNGFGQAYADWVVQCTWEGDNNILTLSAGRALIQSAVALRKGEPVGNAVSYLKRYKDLANAKLNGRSLTDPKVLVEAWEVAAGNIINRATDQYEKLIGEGLNADQAFEVLSQQRFQAAKVHTRRHLIAAFFSRIDTEAGEAIKQPLLNLALLFALWSIEEDSGLFLREGFLEPKDIDTVTELVNKYCTTVREEVIGYTDAFNLSDYFINAPIGCYDGDAYRHYFQKVNEQNPARDPRPPYYASTLKPFLFREEEDDDICELDEE, encoded by the coding sequence ATGAACCCCAACAACACTGGCACCATTGAAATCAACGGTAAGGAGTACAACACCTTCACCGAGCCCCCCGTGGCCATGGCTCAGGAGCGAGCCAAGACCTCCTTCCCCGTGCGAGAGATGACCTACTTCCTCGACGGTGGCGAGAAGAACACCCTCAAAAACGAGCAGatcatggaggagattgagcgaGACCCTCTTttcaacaacgacaactACTACgatctcaacaaggagcagaTCCGAGAGCTCACCATGGAGCGAGTCGCCAAGCTGTCTCTGTTTGTGCGTGATCAGCCCGAGGACGACATCAAGAAGCGATTTGCTCTCATTGGTATCGCCGATATGGGAACCTACACCCGACTTGGTGTCCACTACGGCCTCTTCTTTGGCGCCGTCCGAGGTACCGGAACTGCCGAGCAGTTTGGCCACTGGATCTCCAAGGGAGCCGGAGACCTGCGAAAGTTCTACGGATGTTTCTCCATGACCGAGCTGGGCCATGGCTCCAACCTGGCTGGTCTCGAGACCACCGCCATCTACGATGAGGAGACCGACGAgttcatcatcaacacccCTCACATTGCCGCCACCAAGTGGTGGATTGGAGGAGCCGCCCACACCGCCACCCACACTGTCGTGTTCGCCCGACTCATtgtcaagggcaaggacTACGGTGTCAAGACCTTTGTTGTCCAGCTGCGAAACATCAACGACCACAGCCTCAAGGTCGGTATCTCTATTGGTGATATCGGAAAGAAGATGGGCCGAGACGGTATCGATAACGGATGGATCCAGTTCACCAACGTGCGAATCCCCCGACAGAACCTGCTCATGAAGTACACAAAGGTCGACCGAGAGGGTAACGTGACCCAGCCTCCTCTGGCTCAGCTTACCTACGGTTCTCTTATCACTGGTCGAGTCTCCATGGCCTCTGATTCTCACCAGGTCGGAAAGCGATTCATCACCATTGCTCTGCGATACGCCTGCATTCGACGACagttctccaccacccccgGCCAGCCCGAGACCAAGATCATCGACTACCCCTACCATCAGCGACGActtctgcctcttctggcCTATGTCTATGCTCTTAAGATGACTGCCGATGAGGTTGGAGCTCTCTTCTCCCGAACCATGCTTAAGATGGACGACCTCAAGCCCGACGACAAGGCCGGCCTCAATGAGGTTGTTTCCgacgtcaaggagctcTTCTCCGTCTCCGCCGGTCTCAaggccttctccacctggGCTTGTGCCGACGTCATTGACAAGACCCGACAGGCTTGCGGTGGCCACGGTTACTCTGGATACAACGGTTTCGGCCAGGCCTACGCCGACTGGGTTGTCCAGTGCACCTGGGAGGGTGACAACAACATTCTCACCCTTTCTGCCGGCCGAGCTCTTATCCAGTCTGCCGTTGCTCTGCGAAAGGGCGAGCCTGTTGGTAACGCCGTTTCTTACCTGAAGCGATACAAGGATCTGGCCAACGCTAAGCTCAATGGCCGATCTCTCACCGACCCCAAGGTCCTCGTCGAGGCCTGGGAGGTTGCTGCCGGTAACATCATCAACCGAGCCACCGACCAGTACGAGAAGCTCATTGGCGAGGGTCTTAACGCCGACCAGGCCTTTGAGGTTCTGTCTCAGCAGCGATTCCAGGCCGCCAAGGTCCACACACGACGACACCTCATTGCCGCTTTCTTCTCCCGAATTGACACCGAGGCTGGCGAGGCCATCAAGCAGCCCCTGCTTAACCTGGCTCTGCTGTTTGCCCTGTGGTCCATCGAAGAGGACTCTGGTCTGTTCCTGCGAGAGGGCTTCCTCGAGCCCAAGGATATCGACACCGTCACCGAGCTCGTCAACAAGTACTGCACCACTGTGCGAGAGGAGGTCATTGGCTACACCGATGCCTTCAACCTGTCCGACTACTTCATCAACGCTCCTATTGGATGCTACGATGGTGACGCTTACCGACACTACTTCCAGAAGGTCAACGAGCAGAACCCTGCCCGAGACCCCCGACCTCCTTACTACGCCTCTACTCTCAAGCCCTTCCTTTtccgagaggaggaggatgatgaCATTTGCGAGCTTGATGAGGAATAG
- a CDS encoding uncharacterized protein (Compare to YALI0F10901g, some similarities with uniprot|P08640 Saccharomyces cerevisiae YIR019c) yields MILLPTLVLATVALAKQVASPIDDFKMYVKDTGSSAGEMTDKWMLELLFGLQPSADDVQPEDYFAFDVDDKVDLTSTPFDFNVVDPAGDTIMRCTNEDHTFTCTYTDYVADKCEEVTGQIFIETWLDNSNAVFGENSIQAADLSATFDVLKMTVSNTPQKVGQRDGGIIWWTIVFPPTPWARLEFKDMLDSATLSFINKNSVTNNMIVEFVSSSGTTKYTGHAANSKVKIQSVSGSTASGHIIGVPPGVSVHLTIPSNIIAESDCYENKVKYEYWTKAGSSGKAGKSITGTHYGLVDNTPRFGLEGSGLGDGTACVVITTSSTPVETTVEPTSTSDPAETSSSIPVTSDPVETSSEPVQTSSSVPAESSSDPVETSSDPVETSSEPVETSSSVPVETSSVPVETSSVPIETSSVPVETSSEPVETSSSVPVETSSEPVETSSSIPAETSSETVETSSEPVPVETSSTPIETSSEPTVTTETSSISQSSPAVTSEPVITQTITDCDNGCEPATSIPVVTVTVTECDDGGCVVVTKTVTDCDDDCGPATPIPVATQTETVCDDGCDTETITSNITTVVTQTVTVCEMDTCSETPVTLTTVVPTNHITTTVVTVIDNKTITVVLPCDPTDIPVESTPKPQPKPTTLVTKPQPSPEKPVVKPEPTPEKPIVKPEPTSEKPIVKPEPTPEKPIVKPEPTPETLSKPEEPVVKPEPTPEVPVTPGPEPETPAPRPEEPTPEAPVTPGPEPETPAPRPEEPTPEVPVTPGPEPETPAPRPEEPTPESPVTPGPEPETPQANSATKMKVGALVLAPLLAMLV; encoded by the coding sequence ATGATCCTACTCCCTACACTCGTTTTGGCCACTGTGGCTCTCGCCAAACAGGTGGCCTCCCCCATCGACGACTTCAAAATGTACGTCAAAGACACTGGATCCTCGGCGGGCGAGATGACAGACAAGTGgatgctggagctgctgtttggtCTGCAGCCCTCTGCTGACGATGTCCAGCCTGAGGACTACTTCGCCTTTGACGTCGATGACAAGGTCGACCTCACTTCCACTCCCTTCGACTTCAACGTTGTCGATCCTGCCGGCGACACCATTATGCGGTGCACAAACGAGGACCATACCTTCACCTGCACCTACACCGACTACGTGGCTGACAAGTGCGAGGAGGTCACCGGTCAGATCTTCATTGAGACCTGGCTCGACAACTCTAACGCTGTCTTTGGTGAGAACTCCATTCAGGCCGCTGACCTGTCCGCAACCTTTGATGTTCTGAAAATGACTGTGTCCAACACCCCTCAGAAGGTCGGCCAGCGTGATGGTGGTATCATCTGGTGGACCATTGTGTTCCCCCCTACGCCCTGGGCCCGTCTCGAGTTCAAGGATATGCTTGACTCTGCCACTCTCTCCTTTATCAACAAAAACTCCGTCACCAACAACATGATTGTCGAGTTTGTTTCTAGTAGCGGCACCACCAAGTACACCGGCCACGCAGCCAATAGCAAGGTGAAAATTCAGAGTGTTAGTGGATCCACCGCCTCTGGCCATATCATCGGCGTTCCCCCTGGTGTCTCCGTCCATCTCACAATTCCTTCCAACATCATCGCTGAGTCCGACTGCTATGAGAACAAGGTCAAGTATGAATACTGGACCAAGGCTGGATCTTCAGGAAAGGCTGGCAAGAGCATTACTGGTACTCACTATGGCCTTGTTGACAACACGCCCCGCTTCGGCCTCGAAGGAAgtggtcttggtgatggtaCTGCTTGTGTCGTGatcaccacctcctctACGCCCGTTGAGACCACTGTCGAGCCCACCAGCACCTCTGACCCTGCTGAGACCTCCTCTAGCATCCCCGTGACGTCCGATCCTGTCGAGACCTCTTCCGAGCCTGTTCAGACTTCTTCCTCTGTCCCTGCCGAGTCTTCCTCCGACCCTGTTGAGACTTCCTCCGACCCTGTCGAGACTTCTTCAGAGCCTGTtgagacttcttcttctgtccCTGTCGAGACTTCCTCTGTCCCTGTCGAGACTTCCTCTGTCCCTATCGAGACTTCCTCTGTCCCTGTCGAGACTTCCTCAGAACCTGTTGAGACTTCTTCCTCTGTCCCTGTCGAGACTTCCTCCGAGCCTGTTGAGACTTCTTCCTCTATCCCTGCCGAGACTTCCTCAGAGACTGTTGAGACTTCCTCCGAGCCTGTCCCTGTTGAGACTTCTTCCACCCCCATTGAAACCTCCTCTGAGCCAACTGTCACTACAGAGACCTCCTCCATTTCTCAGTCTTCCCCTGCAGTCACATCCGAACCCGTTATTACCCAGACTATCACTGACTGTGATAACGGCTGTGAGCCTGCCACCTCCATCCCAGTTGTAACTGTGACTGTAACCGAgtgtgatgatggtggctGTGTGGTTGTTACGAAGACCGTCACTGATTGTGATGACGACTGTGGACCTGCTACCCCCATCCCTGTTGCCACTCAGACCGAGACTGTTTGCGATGACGGCTGCGATACTGAGACCATTACATCCAATATCACCACCGTGGTTACCCAGACCGTCACTGTCTGCGAGATGGACACTTGCTCTGAGACCCCTGTGACTCTCACCACCGTTGTCCCCACTAACCATATCACCACCACTGTCGTCACTGTGATTGACAACAAGACTATTACCGTTGTTCTCCCTTGTGACCCCACCGATATTCCAGTCGAGTCTACTCCTAAGCCCCAGCCTAAGCCTACCACCCTGGTTACCAAGCCCCAGCCTTCTCCTGAGAAGCCCGTGGTTAAGCCCGAGCCCACTCCTGAGAAGCCCATCGTTAAGCCAGAGCCCACCTCTGAGAAGCCCATCGTTAAGCCCGAGCCCACTCCTGAGAAGCCCATCGTTAAGCCCGAGCCTACTCCCGAGACGCTTTCCAAGCCTGAGGAGCCTGTCGTTAAGCCTGAGCCTACTCCTGAGGTCCCCGTTACCCCTGGCCCTGAGCCCGAGACTCCTGCTCCCAGACCTGAAGAGCCTACTCCTGAGGCCCCCGTCACCCCCGGCCCTGAGCCCGAGACTCCTGCTCCCAGACCTGAAGAGCCTACTCCTGAGGTCCCCGTGACCCCCGGCCCTGAGCCCGAGACTCCTGCTCCTAGACCTGAAGAGCCTACTCCTGAGTCCCCTGTCACCCCCGGCCCTGAGCCTGAGACTCCCCAGGCCAACTCTGCTACTAAGATGAAGGTGGGTGCTCTGGTCCTTGCTCCTCTTTTGGCCATGCTGGTTTAG
- a CDS encoding uncharacterized protein (Compare to YALI0F10923g, similar to Saccharomyces cerevisiae XKS1 (YGR194C); ancestral locus Anc_5.152, similar to uniprot|P42826 Saccharomyces cerevisiae YGR194c XKS1 xylulokinase and DEHA0C07788g Debaryomyces hansenii) — MYLGLDLSTQQLKGIILDTKTLDTVTQVHVDFEDDLPQFNTEKGVFHSSTVAGEINAPVAMWGAAVDLLIERLSKEIDLSTIKFVSGSCQQHGSVYLNSSYKEGLGSLDKHKDLSTGVSSLLALEVSPNWQDASTEKECAQFEAAVGGPEQLAEITGSRAHTRFTGPQILKVKERNPKVFKATSRVQLISNFLASLFAGKACPFDLADACGMNLWDIQNGQWCKKLTDLITDDTHSVESLLGDVETDPKALLGKISPYFVSKGFSPSCQVAQFTGDNPGTMLALPLQANDVIVSLGTSTTALVVTNKYMPDPGYHVFNHPMEGYMGMLCYCNGGLAREKIRDELGGWDEFNEAAETTNTVSADDVHVGIYFPLREILPRAGPFERRFIYNRQSEQLTEMASPEDSLATEHKPQAQNLKDTWPPQMDATAIIQSQALSIKMRLQRMMHGDIGKVYFVGGASVNTAICSVMSAILKPTKGAWRCGLEMANACAIGSAHHAWLCDPNKTGQVQVHEEEVKYKNVDTDVLLKAFKLAENACLEK, encoded by the coding sequence ATGTATCTCGGACTGGATCTTTCGACTCAACAGCTCAAGGGCATCATTCTGGACACAAAAACGCTGGACACGGTCACACAAGTCCATGTGGACTTTGAGGACGACTTGCCGCAGTTCAACACCGAAAAGGGCGTCTTTCACAGCTCTACAGTGGCCGGAGAAATCAATGCTCCTGTGGCAATGTGGGGGGCAGCTGTGGACTTGCTGATAGAGCGTCTGTCAAAGGAAATAGACCTTTCCACGATCAAGTTTGTGTCGGGCTCGTGCCAGCAACACGGCTCTGTTTATCTCAACAGCAGCTACAAGGAGGGCCTGGGTTCTCTGGACAAACACAAAGACTTGTCTACAGGAGTGTCATCCTTACTGGCGCTCGAAGTCAGCCCCAATTGGCAGGATGCAAGCACGGAGAAGGAGTGTGCGCAGTTTGAGGCTGCAGTCGGCGGTCCCGAGCAGCTGGCTGAGATCACTGGCTCTCGAGCACATACTCGTTTCACCGGGCCCCAGATtctcaaggtcaaggaACGCAACCCCAAGGTATTCAAGGCCACGTCACGGGTCCAGCTCATATCCAACTTTCTAGCATCTCTGTTTGCCGGCAAGGCGTGCCCCTTTGATCTTGCTGACGCCTGTGGAATGAATCTGTGGGACATCCAGAATGGCCAGTGGTGCAAGAAACTCACAGATCTCATCACCGATGACACCCACTCGGTCGAGTCCCTCCTTGGAGACGTGGAAACAGACCCCAAGGCTCTACTGGGCAAAATCTCGCCCTATTTCGTCTCCAAGGGCTTCTCTCCCTCTTGTCAGGTGGCACAGTTCACAGGCGACAACCCAGGCACTATGCTGGCTCTCCCCTTACAGGCCAATGACGTGATTGTGTCTTTGGGAACATCTACGACCGCCCTCGTCGTAAcaaacaagtacatgcCCGACCCCGGATACCATGTGTTCAACCACCCCATGGAGGGATACATGGGCATGCTGTGCTACTGCAACGGAGGTCTAGCACGAGAGAAGATCCGAGACGAGCTTGGAGGCTGGGACGAGTTTAATGAGGCGGCCGAGACCACCAACACAGTGTCTGCTGACGATGTCCATGTTGGCATCTACTTTCCACTACGAGAAATCCTTCCTCGAGCAGGTCCCTTTGAACGACGTTTCATCTACAACAGACAAAGTGAACAGCTTACAGAGATGGCTTCTCCAGAGGACTCACTGGCAACCGAACACAAACCGCAGGCTCAAAATCTCAAGGACACGTGGCCGCCACAAATGGACGCCACTGCCATCATTCAAAGCCAGGCCCTCAGTATCAAAATGAGACTCCAACGCATGATGCATGGCGATATTGGAAAGGTGTATTTTGTGGGAGGCGCCTCGGTCAACACTGCTATCTGCAGCGTAATGTCTGCCATCTTAAAACCAACAAAGGGCGCTTGGAGATGTGGTCTGGAAATGGCAAACGCTTGTGCCATTGGAAGTGCCCATCACGCCTGGCTTTGCGACCCCAACAAGACAGGCCAGGTACAGGTTCACGAAGAAGAGGTCAAATACAAGAATGTGGACACAGACGTGCTACTCAAGGCGTTCAAGCTGGCCGAAAACGCCTGCCTGGAGAAATAA
- a CDS encoding uncharacterized protein (Compare to YALI0F10945g, no similarity): MQGGGPISRTQLVIEWLEKGRMFLRHSDLIVSVRSTRPNHLYIYWPTFYTASNPPYTSCDQPYVEKSLAYRERFKILDHNYYRQLRTLFSVNMLRLAKLQRAIPSRPGLSRAGAGYVALLHANYSSSTIPKLFPPTQTEKKPTNRPKKRATKPGKGKKADKPRQEEAASSPQRPKRAEMPRLRRSPHTHQTDQLVSKLKEMSSQKEVAQTVTQRGSQYMEMRLPEGIYKLLEATSGISYSVDVAWATQVLQFVSKSRIDPSTARAIYRLLEPRVTEVAAGDVNSWRLARYNSRYEYVKSQETFLREKEHVTTVDGLSGELAEQAMEIDPKGGMYGMLQECMNLGVDEPRRNAVLYTMRSFLGIKHDEWTGSEDPIRWVASADHHDQLYLWMCDKYGKEQVLDRLVELIGEWNKQGKLDAKSNFSHVVVRTLIKALMDRSLHTHAVMVSQKNEHLLISNPVPFLLSQHKLYNMAGPISVDRPQSLEYLCSVVEKSATVKSGRLFAAAIKAAENHAKSNTELVSYLCGVALSRTRQQYQVALLLALVERHSLEIPPNSLLDAASYWTKQNIDTALTLFKAFCKTPSRTEHAHYSKSTKWKHVTFEPLSNLISRLTSKHKAWENPKRIGVIFEDINSLPEHALKAHFPEILKLYRKVAHSVSQDYVGYTLDGTDFKVMTEMMLLTRLSIHLRRQIAAEDKQLYYLRKKTVLGQTDKDLENAEFSTRLMTQMRVKLARKLTALTKEIARRQMVVDISLAQDICRVLNDGSLFASSLSAWRMYLSLSGIVPADAYAGDGRQTYLFESPNAADVDCSFLVEGNEELYKSRHVSIFEKPAGSLNTLKTLDSIILMMNELTRIGAESTVKDATHAKQGKILNDLFTRASDMIESVRNPLFKYKYNQLATEAYIRAAAHYNRPGGVVVFTNINFSSCDGATWSAVLSSCIDEDVTMVYRKACERKLSNQAELHDVFIQRSIQQQDWDNVGTGIENLFAYGKFPNEKTMKMILKNSGDIDIFDLLVEVTKESIPIYNKDTSLEILQVLTSHTTNPNTAVDYYKNLRDSLGFSGLVCLTEPLSRVDPSTATSMVPKLLALVNSEVPLEYLTELMKYAPDRVFEFACETRQKNTLQDMSVESVEAFVVASLNSGIAPYLVFRFLMNLRSVATSCISVSALKTVLLEMDPEDAKKEYREFVEDISRGNICIDKLWVAKHLHHETYGCDLQPYFDPARLDDISAKGEYLIPNIFDGLYAGAEIPCHSVFYNYTTFDKDLRTEGTGVELSTRFDGKLKEEYTKKYTEAFTCK; the protein is encoded by the coding sequence ATGCAAGGTGGTGGTCCAATCAGCAGGACACAATTGGTAATTGAGTGGCTCGAAAAAGGGCGGATGTTTTTGCGACATTCAGATTTGATCGTTTCAGTGAGATCAACAAGGCCAAACCAcctctatatatactggCCAACGTTCTATACGGCCTCCAATCCCCCCTACACTTCATGTGACCAACCTTATGTTGAAAAATCACTGGCCTATCGAGAAAGGTTTAAAATATTGGATCATAACTATTACAGACAGCTAAGGACGCTTTTTTCGGTGAATATGCTGCGACTGGCAAAACTACAAAGGGCGATACCGTCACGACCGGGTCTATCGCGGGCCGGCGCCGGGTATGTGGCTCTCCTACACGCCAATTACAGCTCTTCGACGATTCCCAAACTGTTTCCTCCAACACAGACAGAAAAGAAGCCGACTAATCGACCCAAAAAGCGTGCGACAAAGCCAGGCAAGGGGAAGAAGGCAGATAAACCGCGCCAGGAAGAGGCAGCATCGTCGCCACAGCGGCCAAAACGCGCTGAAATGCCGCGTTTGAGGCGATCTCCCCATACCCACCAGACAGATCAACTGGTGTCTAAACTCAAGGAAATGTCGAGTCAGAAGGAGGTCGCTCAGACGGTGACTCAGCGAGGCTCTCAATACATGGAAATGAGGCTTCCCGAGGGTATTTACAAACTGCTGGAGGCCACTTCGGGCATTTCGTACTCGGTAGATGTTGCATGGGCAACTCAGGTGCTGCAGTTTGTGTCCAAGAGCAGAATCGACCCTAGCACTGCGCGGGCCATATACAGACTACTGGAGCCACGTGTAACCGAGGTGGCCGCTGGAGATGTGAACTCGTGGCGCCTGGCTCGGTACAATTCTCGATACGAGTACGTGAAGTCTCAGGAGACGTTTTTGCGGGAGAAGGAACATGTGACCACCGTGGACGGATTGTCGGGCGAGCTGGCGGAGCAGGCGATGGAAATTGATCCCAAGGGCGGCATGTACGGCATGCTACAGGAGTGCATGAACCTCGGAGTCGATGAACCCAGGAGAAACGCCGTGTTGTACACCATGCGAAGTTTTCTGGGCATCAAACATGATGAGTGGACTGGAAGTGAAGATCCAATCAGGTGGGTGGCTTCTGCGGATCACCACGATCAGCTGTACCTCTGGATGTGCGACAAGTACGGCAAAGAACAGGTTCTCGACAggctggtggagctgatTGGAGAATGGAACAAGCAGGGAAAGCTGGACGCAAAGAGCAACTTCAGCCACGTGGTTGTGCGCACACTCATAAAGGCCCTGATGGACAGAAGCCTGCATACACATGCGGTAATGGTGAGTCAGAAGAATGAGCACTTGTTGATTTCTAACCCCGTGCCGTTTCTACTCAGTCAGCACAAGCTGTACAACATGGCCGGTCCCATTTCTGTCGACAGGCCTCAGTCGTTGGAGTATTTGTGTTCGGTTGTCGAAAAGTCTGCTACTGTCAAAAGTGGACGTCTTTTTGCTGCCGCCATCAAGGCCGCTGAAAACCACGCAAAAAGCAACACTGAGCTCGTCTCATATCTCTGCGGTGTAGCGCTGTCTCGAACTCGGCAGCAGTACCAGGTAGCTCTTCTTTTGGCGCTTGTGGAGCGTCATTCTCTGGAGATCCCTCCGAATTCGCTGCTGGATGCCGCCTCCTACTGGACCAAACAGAACATTGACACTGCTCTGACGCTGTTCAAGGCCTTCTGTAAAACTCCTTCTCGAACCGAGCATGCCCACTACTCCAAGTCGACGAAATGGAAACACGTGACGTTTGAACCGCTTTCCAACCTCATTAGCAGACTTACCAGCAAACACAAGGCGTGGGAGAACCCCAAGCGCATCGGAGTTATATTTGAAGACATCAATTCGCTTCCCGAACATGCTCTCAAGGCTCATTTCCCCGAGATTCTCAAATTGTACAGAAAAGTGGCTCATTCTGTGTCCCAGGATTACGTCGGATACACTCTAGATGGCACAGATTTCAAAGTCATGACTGAAATGATGCTATTGACCCGGCTGAGCATCCATCTGCGACGCCAAATTGCTGCGGAAGACAAGCAGCTGTATTATCTGCGGAAAAAGACGGTTCTGGGACAGACAGacaaggatctggagaaTGCCGAGTTCTCTACTCGTCTCATGACTCAAATGCGGGTCAAGCTGGCTCGAAAACTGACTGCtctgaccaaggagattgcccGGAGACAAATGGTGGTGGATATTTCGCTGGCACAGGACATTTGCCGGGTTCTCAACGACGGCTCGTTGTTTGCCTCTTCTCTCAGTGCCTGGAGAATGTacctgtctctgtctggtATTGTCCCTGCAGATGCCTATGCTGGAGACGGACGTCAGACGTATCTGTTTGAGAGTCCCAATGCTGCAGATGTTGACTGCAGCTTTCTGGTTGAGGGCAACGAGGAACTGTACAAGTCTCGACACGTTTCCATCTTTGAAAAACCTGCTGGAAGTCTCAACACCCTCAAAACTCTCGACAGTATTATCCTGATGATGAATGAGTTGACGCGAATTGGAGCAGAGTCCACTGTCAAGGACGCCACTCACGCTAAACAGGGCAAGATTCTCAACGACTTATTTACTCGAGCATCTGATATGATTGAGAGCGTGCGAAACCCGTTGTtcaaatacaagtacaaccagCTCGCAACGGAGGCTTACATTCGAGCTGCTGCGCACTACAACCGTCCCGGAGGAGTCGTGGTGttcaccaacatcaacttTTCGTCCTGTGACGGAGCCACCTGGTCCGCCGTGCTGTCCTCTTGCATTGACGAGGACGTGACCATGGTGTACCGCAAGGCGTGTGAGCGCAAGTTGAGCAACCAAGCCGAATTGCACGACGTCTTCATCCAGCGGAgcatccagcagcaggacTGGGACAATGTTGGAACCGGTATTGAAAATCTGTTTGCTTATGGCAAGTTCCCCAACGAGAAGACCATGAAGATGATCCTGAAAAACTCGGGAGACATTGATATCTTTGATCTGCTAGTCGAGGTCACGAAGGAGAGCATCCCCATCTACAACAAGGATACATCTCTGGAGATCCTGCAGGTGCTGACGTCGCACACTACCAACCCTAATACCGCCGTGGACTACTACAAGAACCTCCGCGACTCTCTGGGCTTTTCAGGTCTCGTTTGTCTCACGGAGCCTCTTTCTCGAGTCGATCCGTCCACTGCAACCTCCATGGTCCCTAAACTTCTTGCTCTGGTTAACAGTGAGGTGCCCCTGGAGTATCTCACCGAGCTCATGAAGTACGCTCCGGACCGGGTGTTTGAATTTGCATGCGAAACTCGGCAGAAGAATACTCTGCAAGACATGTCTGTGGAGTCAGTAGAGGCGTTTGTGGTGGCGAGTCTCAACAGCGGCATCGCCCCTTATTTGGTGTTCCGGTTCCTCATGAACCTGAGATCCGTGGCCACCTCTTGCATCTCCGTGTCGGCTCTAAAGACAGTGCTGCTGGAAATGGACCCCGAagacgccaagaaggagtacCGGGAGTTTGTCGAAGACATCTCCAGGGGAAACATTTGCATCGACAAGCTGTGGGTCGCCAAGCACTTGCATCACGAGACGTACGGCTGCGATCTCCAGCCGTACTTTGATCCCGCTCGTCTGGACGACATCTCCGCCAAGGGCGAGTATCTGATCCCCAACATTTTTGACGGTCTCTACGCCGGTGCAGAGATCCCCTGCCATTCTGTGTTTTACAACTACACCACGTTCGACAAGGACCTGCGAACTGAGGGAACTGGGGTGGAACTGAGCACCCGCTTCGAcggcaagctcaaggaggagtacaCTAAAAAGTACACGGAAGCTTTCACTTGTAAATAG